CCGTCCGCATCGAAAAAGGCCGATATCAGGCCGGGCACTACACCGTATCCTACGCGGGCATGCTGCCGGCAAAGGATCCCGCCTTCGTGTGCGTGGTGGTCATCGACGATCCGCTCACCACGAAGGTCTCCCGCTACGGCGGCACCATCGCCGCTCCCGTTTTCGCCAAGGTCGGCACCCGACTCGCCGCCCACATGAATCTCACCCCGGACGAGCCGGTGGAGGAGAAGGACAAGGACAAGCTCGCCGGAACCAAGAAACCGTGATTTTACGCGATCTCATCGCCCACCTCGACCGGCCTTTGCACGCTGGTAATCTCGACACCGAAATCCAAGCGGTGACGTCTGACTCACGCCTTGTGGGGCCGGGCGTTGCCTTCGTGGCCGTGCGTGGTGAAAGCCAGGACGGTCGCGATTTCATCCCTGCGGCGCTGTCGCGCGGAGCTGCCGTCATCATCTCCGACACGGCGGCGGACGAGGGCCACCCGGACGAGACTCCCTTCATCCAGGTCAGCGATACACGGCACGCGCTCGCGGCCTTCGCGCGCCTGCTCGCGGGCGAGCCCTCGAAAAAGCTGCGCCTCGCCGGTGTGACCGGGACGAATGGCAAGACCACGACTGCCTTCCTGCTCCATCACCTGATGAAGCGGGTGTGGCACCGCGCCGGCATGATCGGCACGGTGGTGGTGGACGATGGCGAGCAGGCGAAGCCCGCGAATTTCACCACGCCGGGACCGGTGGAGTTGAATGCCCTGCTGGCCAGCATGGTGGAGCACGGCTGCCGCGGCGCGGCCATGGAGGTGTCCTCGCACGGCATCGACCAGAAGCGCATCGACGGCGTCGCCTTCGACGCGGCCGTCTTCACGAATCTCACGCAGGATCACCTGGACTACCACGGCACGCTGGACGCGTATGCCGCGACGAAGTTCTCGTGGTTCGAGTCGCTGGCCATCGACCCGCTCGGCAAAAAGCCGGTGGCGGTGGTGAATTTCGACGACGGCTACGGCGAGAAGCTGGTGGACCTGCTGGGTGACCGCCTGCCGCTCATCAAGTACGGCTTCAACGTCCACTGCGACTTCCGCGCGAACAACTTCAAGCAGAGCGCGCGCGGCATGGAATTCGAGCTGACGGCGAAGGGGAAATCCTACCTCGTCCGCGCCCCGCTCATCGGCCGCTTCAATGTCTATAACATCCTCTCCGCACTCGCCGCTGCGAGCGCGATGAAGATCAAGGTGCGCGACGCCGTCGCTGCCATCGCCGAGGCCCCGCAGGTGCCCGGACGCATGGAATTCTGCGGGACGAAGGACGGTGTGACCGTCTTCGTGGACTATGCGCACACGCCGGATGCGGTGACGAATGCGTGCCGCACGCTGAAGGAGCTGAATCCGAACCGCCTCATCACCGTCTTCGGCTGTGGCGGGGATCGCGACAAGAAGAAGCGCCCGCTGATGGGCAAGGCCGCGTCCGAGATCAGCGACGCCTGCATCATCACCTCGGACAATCCGCGCAGCGAGGAGCCGGAAGCCATTCTCAAGGAGATCGAGTCCGGCATGACCGGCACCCGCTACCGCAGCGTGGTGGATCGCGCCGAGGCGATCCGCATCGCGATCCATGCCGCAGGGCAGGGGGACATCGTCCTGATCGCGGGCAAGGGCCACGAGACCTACCAGCAATTCTCCGACCGCACCATCGACTTCGACGACCGTCGCGAGGCGCGCCGCGCCCTGGCCGAGCGTCCCGAACCACCGCAGCGCAAGCGATGACACCCATCGACGCAAGCACCCTGGCCCGGCATGCCGGCGG
The sequence above is drawn from the Luteolibacter flavescens genome and encodes:
- a CDS encoding UDP-N-acetylmuramoyl-L-alanyl-D-glutamate--2,6-diaminopimelate ligase, translated to MILRDLIAHLDRPLHAGNLDTEIQAVTSDSRLVGPGVAFVAVRGESQDGRDFIPAALSRGAAVIISDTAADEGHPDETPFIQVSDTRHALAAFARLLAGEPSKKLRLAGVTGTNGKTTTAFLLHHLMKRVWHRAGMIGTVVVDDGEQAKPANFTTPGPVELNALLASMVEHGCRGAAMEVSSHGIDQKRIDGVAFDAAVFTNLTQDHLDYHGTLDAYAATKFSWFESLAIDPLGKKPVAVVNFDDGYGEKLVDLLGDRLPLIKYGFNVHCDFRANNFKQSARGMEFELTAKGKSYLVRAPLIGRFNVYNILSALAAASAMKIKVRDAVAAIAEAPQVPGRMEFCGTKDGVTVFVDYAHTPDAVTNACRTLKELNPNRLITVFGCGGDRDKKKRPLMGKAASEISDACIITSDNPRSEEPEAILKEIESGMTGTRYRSVVDRAEAIRIAIHAAGQGDIVLIAGKGHETYQQFSDRTIDFDDRREARRALAERPEPPQRKR